The following coding sequences lie in one Micromonospora sp. R77 genomic window:
- a CDS encoding CPBP family intramembrane glutamic endopeptidase — translation MAWWKPLALVAVMSLVMLALQLLSYLIVGVVEGSDDPFSPTMTPLKSLAINLSIGASGVVAVLFLARLARVPWRSLISSPRAFDARRLGSYLAGATLLVGAGLGVVWLVARDSTPWVGFGVSGTTIALLVVTVLTTPLQSAGEELMWRSALLPAAASWVRAVRPALAVGLVVSSLGFALLHGSNDPWLFGYFTFIGLCTGLMAIISRGIEAPVAFHVANNVLFGVVNTVLADGEPYAIDRSTDSGDASLLILAVVNVAMVALVWLRERRARAVS, via the coding sequence ATGGCCTGGTGGAAGCCGCTCGCGCTCGTCGCCGTGATGTCGCTGGTGATGCTCGCCCTGCAGCTTCTGTCCTACCTGATCGTGGGCGTCGTCGAGGGCAGCGACGACCCGTTCTCGCCCACCATGACGCCACTGAAGTCGCTGGCCATCAACCTCAGCATCGGTGCGTCGGGCGTCGTGGCGGTCCTGTTCCTGGCGCGGCTCGCCCGGGTGCCGTGGCGGAGCCTGATCAGTTCGCCCCGGGCCTTCGACGCCCGCCGCCTGGGTAGCTACCTGGCCGGGGCGACGCTGCTGGTGGGTGCTGGGCTCGGCGTCGTGTGGTTGGTCGCGCGCGACTCGACGCCCTGGGTCGGGTTCGGTGTCAGTGGTACGACGATCGCTCTGCTGGTGGTCACCGTCCTGACCACGCCGCTGCAGTCCGCCGGCGAGGAGTTGATGTGGCGAAGCGCCCTGCTGCCCGCCGCCGCGTCCTGGGTGCGCGCGGTCCGGCCGGCCCTGGCCGTCGGGCTTGTCGTCTCCAGCCTGGGCTTCGCCCTGCTCCACGGGTCGAACGACCCCTGGTTGTTCGGTTACTTCACCTTCATCGGCCTGTGCACCGGCCTGATGGCGATCATCAGCCGCGGCATCGAGGCGCCGGTCGCCTTCCACGTCGCCAACAACGTCCTGTTCGGGGTCGTCAACACGGTGCTGGCCGACGGCGAGCCCTACGCCATTGACCGGTCCACCGACTCCGGTGACGCCTCCCTGCTGATTCTGGCGGTCGTCAACGTCGCCATGGTGGCGCTGGTCTGGCTGCGCGAGCGGCGGGCCCGGGCCGTCAGCTGA
- a CDS encoding alpha/beta fold hydrolase — translation MTTFVLVPGFWLGAWAWRPVTAALRGHGHEVYPVSLTGLGERAHLARPDTDLDVHVTDVVNLLRYEDLHDVVLVGHSYAGAVVTTAVADRMTDRIAQLVFVDTGPLPDGAANEDFNPPQERERHAAVVAEHGDGWRLPPPPWADLAAGAADVDDSVVALLSERSVAQPWATATTPVRLTGAWEKLPRLGVLSSFTVEQARGMAAAMPLCQHMVGDSWRYEELPTWHWPMLSRPAELAQILHRARPTA, via the coding sequence ATGACGACATTCGTACTGGTTCCCGGGTTCTGGCTCGGCGCGTGGGCCTGGCGCCCGGTCACGGCCGCCTTGCGTGGGCACGGCCACGAGGTGTACCCGGTGAGCCTGACCGGCCTGGGCGAGCGCGCCCACCTGGCCCGCCCGGACACCGACCTCGACGTCCACGTCACCGACGTGGTCAACCTGCTGCGCTACGAGGACCTGCACGACGTGGTCCTCGTCGGGCACAGCTACGCCGGCGCGGTCGTGACGACCGCCGTCGCCGACCGCATGACCGACCGCATAGCCCAGCTGGTTTTCGTCGACACCGGCCCACTACCCGACGGGGCGGCGAACGAGGACTTCAACCCGCCCCAGGAGCGGGAGCGCCACGCGGCGGTGGTCGCCGAACACGGCGACGGCTGGCGACTGCCACCCCCGCCCTGGGCCGACCTGGCGGCGGGTGCGGCGGATGTGGACGACTCGGTCGTCGCGCTGCTCAGTGAGCGGTCGGTGGCCCAACCGTGGGCGACCGCCACCACCCCGGTGCGGCTCACCGGGGCGTGGGAGAAGCTGCCCCGCCTCGGCGTGCTGTCGAGCTTCACCGTCGAGCAGGCCCGCGGGATGGCCGCCGCCATGCCGCTGTGCCAGCACATGGTCGGCGACTCGTGGCGGTACGAGGAGCTGCCGACGTGGCACTGGCCGATGCTCAGCCGACCGGCCGAGCTGGCCCAGATCCTGCACCGAGCCAGGCCGACGGCATAG
- a CDS encoding YafY family protein, with translation MARPTARVLALLEILQAGGGFTVADLAGRLDVDERTVRRYAAHLADLGIPVEARRGRYGGYRLAPGYKLPPLMLTDEEAVAVMLGLVAATRAGLVTAEGAAAESATAKIRRVLPAVLARRIDSLLDTVDFTAPVRKSAPPGIEVLLVLAEAARHQQPVSITYTTWHGRSGERQLDPYGLVFHAGRWYVTGHDHDRRAVRTFRLDRIGTARPAQGTFDIPTGFDPTRQVLAGLAAVPYAHDISVVLHTSLSQAQRRIPPSVGTLTEVPDGVRLTARAERLDGAAQMLAGLGWPFTIDRPDELKDEVRALAARLLTDANAGG, from the coding sequence TTGGCCCGGCCCACCGCGCGTGTACTGGCGTTGCTGGAGATCCTTCAGGCCGGTGGCGGCTTCACCGTCGCTGACCTGGCCGGTCGGCTGGACGTCGACGAGCGCACGGTCCGCCGCTACGCCGCGCACCTCGCCGACCTCGGCATCCCGGTCGAGGCCCGGCGCGGTCGCTACGGCGGGTACCGGCTCGCGCCCGGTTACAAGCTGCCGCCGCTCATGCTCACCGACGAGGAGGCGGTCGCCGTCATGCTCGGGCTCGTCGCCGCCACCCGGGCGGGGCTGGTCACCGCCGAAGGCGCGGCGGCCGAGAGCGCGACCGCGAAGATCCGCCGAGTACTGCCGGCCGTCCTCGCCCGGCGGATCGATTCGCTGCTGGACACCGTGGACTTCACCGCACCGGTCCGCAAGTCCGCCCCGCCCGGCATCGAGGTGCTGCTGGTGCTCGCCGAAGCGGCCCGACATCAGCAACCGGTGAGCATCACCTACACCACCTGGCACGGCCGGTCCGGCGAGCGGCAGCTCGACCCGTACGGGCTGGTGTTTCACGCTGGCCGGTGGTACGTCACCGGTCACGACCACGACCGCCGGGCCGTGCGGACGTTCCGGCTCGACCGGATCGGGACAGCCCGCCCCGCCCAGGGCACGTTCGACATCCCGACCGGCTTCGATCCCACCAGGCAGGTACTTGCCGGTCTGGCAGCCGTGCCGTACGCGCACGACATTTCCGTGGTGCTGCACACCAGCCTGAGTCAGGCGCAGCGACGGATCCCACCGTCGGTCGGCACCCTCACCGAGGTCCCCGACGGCGTACGCCTCACAGCCCGGGCCGAACGGCTCGACGGCGCAGCGCAGATGCTGGCCGGGCTCGGCTGGCCATTCACGATCGACCGACCGGACGAACTCAAGGACGAGGTACGCGCCCTAGCCGCCCGACTGCTCACCGACGCCAACGCCGGAGGGTAA